In Bradyrhizobium sp. 195, the sequence CCGCCTGCAGCATCACGATTCCGGCGCACTGGCGCCGATCAGCGCAACCGCCTAGAATTCCCTGTCAACCTCAAGAGCCGCGAGACCCACATGAACGCCGCCTCCTACGTCATCCCGCTTCCGCCGCAGGCTTCGCTTCCCGTCGTCGGAGAAAGCGGCCTTTACCCGGTCCGCCGCATCTGGTGCGTCGGCCGCAATTATCTCGAGCACATCCGCGAGATGGGCAATGACGAGCGCGCCCCGCCGTTCTTCTTCGCCAAGCATGCCGACATGCTGGTGCCCGACGGCGCCACCATTCCCTATCCGCCGCTGACCAAGGATCTGCATCACGAGGTCGAGCTGATCGTCGCGATGAAGAGCGGCGGCCTCAACATCCCCGCCGACAAGGCGCTCGACCACGTTTATGGCTACGCCGTCGGCATCGACCTCACCCGCCGCGACCTCCAGATCGCCTCGCGCAAGAAGGAGCGTCCGTGGGAGGTCGGCAAGTCGTTCGACGGCTCCGCGCCGTGCTCCGCGGTGCAGCCGGCTTCGAAGATCGGCCACCCCGCCAAGGGCAAGATCTGGCTGACAGTCAACGGCAAGGAAGCCCAGAAGGGCGATCTCACCGAGCTGATCTGGAACGTGCCCGAGATCATCTGGCAGCTGTCGCAGCAGGTGAAGCTCGCCGCCGGCGACATCATCATGACCGGCACCCCGGCCGGCGTGTCGCAGCTCCAGCCCGGCGACAAGCTCGAATGCGGCGTCGACGGCGTCGGCACGCTGAAGGTGAGCATCGGCCAGCCGGAGTAAGCTGGAATCGTAGGGTGGATTAGCGAAAGCGTAATCCACCAACATCCTGGCTGTGGCGAGATGGTGGATTACGCTACGCTAACCCACCCTACGCACTACCAGGCCTTCACCGGCCGATTGGCGTGGCTTGTCTGCGGCACACCGCGATTGAGCGACATGTGCGAATGCACGCACAGCCAGCCCTCGATATTCTTCGAAAAGATCATCGTCGCTCGGCCGGGGCGTGCAAACGTGCTGCCATCGGGATGATAGCCTGTGCTCGTCCACGGCGCGATCACTGTCGCCATCGTGCCATCGGCGGACGCCAGAACGGAAGTCTGATCGAGGACGAAGCGGAAGTCGGCCGTCTTCGGCCAGACATTGTCCCATTGCGTCGTGACCCATTGGTCCAGGCCGGGGATGACGTCGTTGTGCGTGCCGAAGGCAAGCACGTCCGGATGAAAGAGCGGCCGCGCCGAGGCGTAGTCGACCTCGCGGACATAACCCGCGAAAGTTTCCAGCCACGCGCGGAAGAACTCGGCAATCTCCGTGTTCGCGGTCGGCAAAGAAGCTACGACCATCACCGCAACGCCGACATCACGATGAGGCCGAGGATCAGCGCCGTCAGCGAGTATTTTAGCGTGTAGTAGACGTTGCGATTCCACTCCTTGACCTTGCGGCTGGCGAGATGGATCTCGTAGAGCTTGCCGAACACCTTATTGAGCACGCCGACATTCTCGCCCTCGACGTTCTGGGTCGCCGACGCCTTGACGATGTGGTGGCTGACCCAGCGGTTGATCGCGGTCATGAAGCCGAACTTCATCGGGCGCTCGACATCGCAGAACAGGATGATGCGGTTGACGTCGGTCGCATTCTCCGCGCTGTGGATGAAGGTCTCGTCGAACATGAAGGCCTCGCCGTCGCGCCAGACGCATTCGACGCCGTCGACCAGGATCCGGCACTTGTTCGAATTCGGCGTGACCAGGCCGAGATGGTAGCGCAGTGAGCCCGCGAAGGGATCGCGGTGCGCGCCCAGCTTGCCGCCCGGCGGCAGCATCGCGAACATCGCGCCGTGTACGATCGGGATCGACTTGAGCAGCTCCACCGTCTTCGGGCACAGCGTGTTCGCCGACGGCAGGAAGTCGTCATACCACTTCAGGTAAAACCGCTTCCAGCCGCTCTTGAAGAAGGAATAGAAGCCCCAGTCGTTGTTCTTGGCGGCTGCGCGAATGAATCCTTCGTCGAACAGACGCACAGCCTCGTCTCGGATGGTCTCCCAGTTCTCGCTGAGCGGCTTCAGCTCGGGAAACTGCTCGACCGAGATCACCGGCTTGTTGGGCACGGCCGAGCCCGCATACATCAGCACGTTATAGGGTGCGAGATAGGTCGAGTGATCGCCGAGCTGGCGCGCGAAGCGCAGCCGCTGCTTGCCGCGGAAGTGAACGTAAATCGTCGAGGCCGCCAGCACATAAAGAATGACGGGTTGCGGCGCAAAAAGCTGTTTCAACATTTCCCCGTTCCCCAGTGAACCCAGCCGGGGACGTCATCTACTCCGCACCGGCCTGAGCGGCAAGATATTCACCGCCAGGTTGAGGTTCACACTGGCGAGAGCGCGGGGACGGAGTCGTGGGGCCGAACCCGGATCGGGACCGAGCCAAATCAGGCCCGGGACAACGCCTGGAGGCCCTTGAAAGTCAGGCGCTTGGGGTCGGTGACGCCGGCGAGATAGAGACGGCGGATGAAGGCGATGACGGCGTCGCGGTCGCAATCGGTCAGGGCGACGACGGCGTCGACTGCGATTCTCTGGGCTTCCATTGGGCTTACCTCGGCCTTGCGAGTCACCCCGGCCGAGACAGGCTAGGACTCATCCGTAAATCCGGCGTTAACCGTCCGCCAGCTTGGCCGATTCAGACCGGCCGCCGTATACGCAAAACAACGCATTGCCGACGGGGTGATCAGGAATATCGCATCACGCCATCGTCGATCCGGCCGAAGCGCAAGGTGACGATGTCGAGCGCGTAGTTCTGGTACAGCCGCCACGGCTGCTTCGAGCCCTGCTTCGGCATCCTGGCGACCGAGCGCTGCACATAGCCCGAGGTGAAATCGAGCGACGGCTGCGCGGTGATCTCGGGGTCGTCATTGTGGGGCATGCACTGGCGGAAATTATGCCGGTCCATGTAGTTGATCAGCCGGCAGACATATTCGCAGGTGAGATCGCATTTCAGCGTCCAGGACGCGTTGGTGTAGCCGAAGGCCGAAGCCATGTTGGGTACGTCGGCATACATCATGCCCTTGTAGGTCAGCGTATTGGCGAAATCCACGGCGCGGCCGTCGACACTGACATCGAGACCGCCGACGACCTGAAGCACCAGCCCGGTCGCGGTGACGATGATGTCGGCGGCAAGCTCGC encodes:
- a CDS encoding fumarylacetoacetate hydrolase family protein, with product MNAASYVIPLPPQASLPVVGESGLYPVRRIWCVGRNYLEHIREMGNDERAPPFFFAKHADMLVPDGATIPYPPLTKDLHHEVELIVAMKSGGLNIPADKALDHVYGYAVGIDLTRRDLQIASRKKERPWEVGKSFDGSAPCSAVQPASKIGHPAKGKIWLTVNGKEAQKGDLTELIWNVPEIIWQLSQQVKLAAGDIIMTGTPAGVSQLQPGDKLECGVDGVGTLKVSIGQPE
- a CDS encoding YybH family protein → MVVASLPTANTEIAEFFRAWLETFAGYVREVDYASARPLFHPDVLAFGTHNDVIPGLDQWVTTQWDNVWPKTADFRFVLDQTSVLASADGTMATVIAPWTSTGYHPDGSTFARPGRATMIFSKNIEGWLCVHSHMSLNRGVPQTSHANRPVKAW
- a CDS encoding aspartyl/asparaginyl beta-hydroxylase domain-containing protein, which gives rise to MLKQLFAPQPVILYVLAASTIYVHFRGKQRLRFARQLGDHSTYLAPYNVLMYAGSAVPNKPVISVEQFPELKPLSENWETIRDEAVRLFDEGFIRAAAKNNDWGFYSFFKSGWKRFYLKWYDDFLPSANTLCPKTVELLKSIPIVHGAMFAMLPPGGKLGAHRDPFAGSLRYHLGLVTPNSNKCRILVDGVECVWRDGEAFMFDETFIHSAENATDVNRIILFCDVERPMKFGFMTAINRWVSHHIVKASATQNVEGENVGVLNKVFGKLYEIHLASRKVKEWNRNVYYTLKYSLTALILGLIVMSALR